The DNA sequence CTTGAGCCTAAATCAGGTACTGTTAAGGTAGTTGGGTACAATGTAAGGACAATCAAAAGAAAAGAGATTGCTCAACTGAGACGTAAACTGGGGATTGTTTTTCAGGACTTTGAGTTGTTGACTGACCGTACTGTAAAGGATAACCTGATATTTGTCATGGAAGCCACTGGCTGGAAAAGTGCAGGTGCCATGGAACGAAAAGTCTATGAGTTATTGGAGAGAGTAGGGTTAGAAGGTTCTGGAAATAAATACCCTCATCAGCTTTCTGGTGGTGAACAGCAACGTTTGACAATTGCTAGGGCATTAGTCAATGACCCACTTGTACTGTTAGCCGATGAGCCTACGGGAAACCTTGATCCAGCAGTCGCGC is a window from the Limibacter armeniacum genome containing:
- a CDS encoding cell division ATP-binding protein FtsE, with the translated sequence MKNIVVSFRDVDIEQEDNVVMKGINIDVAEGEFLYLIGKTGSGKSSILKTMYADLEPKSGTVKVVGYNVRTIKRKEIAQLRRKLGIVFQDFELLTDRTVKDNLIFVMEATGWKSAGAMERKVYELLERVGLEGSGNKYPHQLSGGEQQRLTIARALVNDPLVLLADEPTGNLDPAVAQDILKLFVEINQQGTAVIMATHYHSFLKQYPARVIYCEDGNLKDLTRNQILQRLNIGESGD